A single window of Nicotiana sylvestris chromosome 3, ASM39365v2, whole genome shotgun sequence DNA harbors:
- the LOC138887445 gene encoding uncharacterized protein, with the protein MGKSIELAKITCVYEARWVGSRARNVDEYKLWYFGVLKGKNGVGILVDRELRESVVEVRQMNDRLMSIKLMVGECTLNVVSAYSPQAGLDEEVERRL; encoded by the coding sequence ATGGGTAAGTCGATAGAGCTGGCGAAGATAACGTGTGTCTACGAGGCTCGGTGGGTAGGATCGAGGGCAAGGAATGTAGACGAGTATAAGCTGTGGTACTTTGGAGTCTTGAAGGGTAAGAATGGTGTAGGAATTTTGGTGGATAGGGAACTTAGAGAGTCTGTGGTAGAGGTTAGGCAGATGAATGATAGGTTAATGTCTATCAAGTTGATGGTTGGAGAGTGCACCCTAAATGTAGTTAGTGCATATTCGccacaagcaggcttggatgaggaggtCGAGAGGCGCTTATGA